A region of the Catenulispora sp. GP43 genome:
ATCCGATACCGTCGAGTCCAGGCAGCATCACGTCCAGCAAAAGCAGGTCCGGCGCCGCCTCGCGGAAGCGCTCCAGGCCCGCCAGACCGTCTGACGCCGTCCCCACCGAGAAGCCGTAACGCTCCAGAGCCCGGCCCACGGTGATCCGGATCACCTCGTCGTCCTCGACAAGCAGCACACGCGTCACGCGGTAATCATCACATGGCAGATCAACCGCCTACTGTGTGCCTTGAAGGTACCTGCTGCGCCGTACGAACCCGGGCGGATCAGCCGCGCCGCCGACGCATCTCGATCCGCGACCGGACGAATCCGGCCGACCCGGCGGCTGCCAGCACCGGCAGCGCCACGACCACCGCACCGAGGTACAGCCAGGGCGGCGCGAGAAAGACATGCTCGGCGGCCAAGGTGTTGCCCGGCTCGGCGGCGATGTGCTGAGCTTTGGCCTCGATCAGGCCGACGGCCGGCAGCAGTCCGAACGCCGTACCCAGCACGGCGCCGAGGCCGGCCGTGACGGCGGCCTGCGAGCCGGCCAGCAGCCGCCGCACCCGGGGCCTGGCGCCGATCGCGGCCAGCGTCTCCAGGTCGGCCTGGGCGTCGGTGATGGCCAGGCCGGTGGCCACCGCCGCCGCGCCAAGCATCACCACCCCGGCCACCGCCGCAAGCGCGAGCAGGCCCGCCCTCGTCTGGCTCTGGTAGCCGCGCTCGACGTAGAAGCGCTGCTCGATCCCGGCCGCCCCGACCAGATTGTCGGCCCGCTGCTCCTGCTCGGCGCTGGGCATGCGCGAGGTGTCGAACAGCACGGTCATCGGAATGAAGTTCACCCCGTACTTGTCCAGCGTGCCGGGGGCCACCACGGCGGTGACGTCCCACCGCGGGCTGTCGACGAACGCCGCCGGCAACGTCGCCGTGACGAAGCTGCCCGGACACGACTGCTGCGTGCAGTCGCGGCCGACGCGGAGCTGGACCGTCGGGTTCGGCCCGGTGGTGGCGAGGTCGTACTTGTCGAAGACCACGGCGCCGCCGGCCTTCAGGACCGCCTCGGCGGCCGCGTCCTGCCGTCCGACCAGGGCTCGCACCAGTTCGGGACCGCCGGACACCACGGTCGAGCTGCCGGTCAGGAACTGGAGCACGCCGCCGCCCATCCCACTGCAACGCGGATCCCCGTCGTGGACCACGGAATCCTGCTCCGGCGGGCACGCGTTCTCCGGTGTGCGGAGCACCGTCGGTGCGACCGGCTGAGTCTGGCCGTCCCCGAAGCCGACCCCCTGCATCACCGCGGCCTGTTTCGTCGGCAGCACCGCCTCGATCTGCTGGACCAGGCGGTCCGCCGCAGCCGGGGCGAGGTTGGTGGTGCCGTCTCCGAGCGAGGCCACGGCCTGGCCCAGACGCAGCTGGCTCTGGTAGTAGTGCCGCTGCTGCGCGTCGTCGGAGTTGATGACCATGGCCACCCCCGTCGCCCCGGCCACGGCGGCCATGATCGCGGCCACCGCCGGTGCGGTGCGGCCGCGGTTGCGGGCGCCGTCGCGCAGCGCCAGCCGGCCGGTCAGCGGAAGCAGCCGGGCCAGTTTGCCCGACCACGCCACCAGAATCGGAGTACATGCCACAAGACCCAGCTCGGCGAATGCGACACCGGCGGCCACCGGGATGGGGTTGCCGCCTCGAAAAGCCCCCACCAGGATCAGGGCACTACCGAGCACGACGCCGGCCAGCCCGATCAGCGGCAGCTTCCACGGCATGGCCGACTGGCCGCGCCGTCCGGTCAGCGCCACCATGACGTCCTGGCGCGCGGTCGCGATGGCCGGGGCCACCGCCGCCGCCACGCCGGTGCCGACGCCGAGCACCGCCGCGGCCGCCAGCTCCAGCGGCCTGAGCCGGAATCCCCCCAGTGCCTGCTGCGTGTGATGTCCGAACCAGGGCAGCACGGCCGCCGCTCCCCCGATACCCGCCACCGTCCCGACGACGCCGCCAACGGCCCCGAGCACGATGCCGTCGGCGAGCACGATCCGACGCAGCCGCCGGCTGTCCGCGCCGGCCGCGCCGAGCAGGCCGAAGTCCCGGCGCCTGCGGCGGGCACTCACGGCGAACGCCGGCCCGGCCAGCAGCACCACCTCCAGCAGGACCATGGACAACGCGATCGCCGCCACGGCCAACGTCGAGCTCTGGCTGCTGCTGCCGCCGCCGGTGGCAGGATACGCGCCGTAGTAAGGGACCTGAGACGCCGGCGGCGGATCGGCCAGGAGGTGCTTGGACTGCACGGTGAAGCCCTGCGCGTTGAGCCGCTGCGTCAGGCTCCAGTCGACCCCGCCGGGGACCGCGATCGGGAAGACGGCCTGGCCGGACGGCCCCTGCTGCGGAGCGAAGGCTCCCGGGTAGTCGAAGACTATCGGGTCGTAGGGAGTCAGCTTGCTGTCGTAGACCCCTGTCACGCGCACAGTCTTGCTTTGCGGAGGAGCGTCGCCGACGACCGGGTCTGTCGAGCGCAAGGCGATCGTGTCGCCGACGCCCTTGTGCAGCTGCCCGGCCAGCGCGCTGCTCAGCGCGACCTCGTCGGCGGAGGCCGGGGGGCTGCCGGCGATCCGGTCGGCGGTGCCGGCCAGCTTCGGATCGGCGAGGTCGGTGTCCATCACCTGGCCCCACGCCCGCCCGGCACTGTCGACGATCTGCACTTGGCCGGCGTATTGCGCTTCAGGCCGGGCGACGTGCGAACCGGCGGGAAGGAGCGCGCTCAGGTCGGCCACCGTCGCCGGTGTCGTCCGCAGCGGTGCCACGGAATGCCCGGCCGCGTCCTTCGCCGGCCCGGCCCCGGACAGGTCAGGGGTCTGATACATCGGGGTGCCGACGTCGGTGAGGAGGGCGTCGTAGCTGCCCATCTGCCAGACGGCCTTTTGTTCGGCTGTGATTTGGGAGCTGTGCCACAGTGTGTCGGCGGCTGAGGCGCCGGCGACCGGTAGTGCGAGCATCGCCACCACCAGGGCTGAGCGTTTCTTGTTCCGCCACGCCTCCCGGCGGGCTACCCGCAGTGCCAGTCCCCAGCTGCTCATGCCTGGGCCTCGCCGCCGACCAGCAGGTCATCAGGACGCTGCGATGGTGCTGATTCGTCGACGATGAGGCCGTCGCGGATGAATACGATGCGGTCGGCCCAGGCGGCGTGCCGGGCCTCGTGGGTGACCAGGACGCCGGCGGCGCCTTCGTCGCAGCGTGTGCGCAGTAGGCGCAGTACCGCCTCGCCGGTCTCGGTGTCCAACGCGCCGGTGGGTTCATCGGTGAGGATCAGGCGCCGCTGTCCGATCAGTGCCCTGGCGATGGCCACCCGCTGCTGTTGGCCACCGGACATCTCGTCGGGGAACCGGTCCGCCTCGGCCTGTAGCCCCACTTCCTCCAGTGCGGTAAGGGCTTCCTGTCGTGCTTTGCGGGCTGGGATGCCGTCCAGTTCCCGGGGCAGGGCCACGTTTTCGGCGGCGGTCAGCGCTGGAATCAGGTTGTAGTCCTGGAAGACGTAGCCGACCGAGCGTCGCCGGATCGCGGCGAGCTGTGCTTTGGACTGGGAGGCCAGCGGTGTCTGCTCGACCAGTATGTCGCCGCTGGAGGGGGTGTCCAGGCCGCCGGCCAGTGACAGCAGTGTGGACTTGCCTGAGCCGGACGGGCCCATCACCGCCACCAGTTCCCCGGCCTGCACGGTCAGGTCCACGCCGCGTAGTGCGTGTACCTCGGCGGTGCCTTTGCCGTGGGTCCGGGTGACCTTGCGTAGTTCCAGAATCGCTGTGCCGCTCATGTGGTTTTCCCCTCCTTGGTGGCATTAGCCGGTGCGCTGTCGCCGCGCCCGGCCCCGGTGCCGGTCTGATCTGCGGGCCCGGTGGCCCGGCCCTGCTGTGCGTGTCGCAGCACCCGGGCCTGGACGTGGTCCAGCCACCGGATCTCGGCTTCGCACTGGAAGATCATCGATTCCAGCACCAGCGCGGCGGCCAGTTCCCCGGCATCCAGCCGCGCCTTGACCCGCGTGTAGTCCTGCAACGCCGCCAGCGCGTGCTTGCGCTGGCCATGCACGATCGCGGCCACGTCGACCCCGGCCACCGTGACCGCCAGCGCCAGCTTCACCGCCAGCTCGTCCCGGGGCCGCTCGGCCCGCGTCACCGGCCGTGCGAACCAGGCGAACAGCTCGGCCCGGCCGGCCACGGTGATGCGGTAGAAGACGTGGTTCGCGGCGTCCTGCCCGGCAGGCTCGACCAGACCGTCGCGCTCCAGACGGTTCAAGGTCGTGTACACCTGCCCGATGTTCAACGGCCAGGTCGCCCCGGTGCGCTCCTCGAACTCGGCACGCAGCTGGTATCCGTAGCGGTCGCCGCCGGCCAGGACGGCCAGCAGGGAGTGTTTGACGGACACGACATCACGTCCGTACATACTCGGTATGGTTGCGGGTCACGGCTATATAGATACCCGGTATGCATGGGGAGGGCAAGCGGTCGCGGTCGCGAAGGTCCCCCGACCTCAGAACGCGATCGCCACTGTGTTGAGGAAACGCCGGAATGCCGACCTCCCGAGGGTGTCAACCAGGGGAGGTCGGCATTGGCGTTCTTGCCGCGGCGACCAGCGGCTCTACTCGGCTCTACTCGGTCCTGCTCGGTCCTACTCGGTCCGCAGCGCGGTGGCGGTCTGCGACCGGGCCGCCCAGCCGGCCGGCAGCAGCGCCCCGAGCAGGGCGATCACGATCCCGCCGGCCAGCAAGGGGATGAGCAGCCCGGCGGTGTAGGTGTGGGTCACGCTCGGCGGCAGGTGCCGGCC
Encoded here:
- a CDS encoding FtsX-like permease family protein; translated protein: MSSWGLALRVARREAWRNKKRSALVVAMLALPVAGASAADTLWHSSQITAEQKAVWQMGSYDALLTDVGTPMYQTPDLSGAGPAKDAAGHSVAPLRTTPATVADLSALLPAGSHVARPEAQYAGQVQIVDSAGRAWGQVMDTDLADPKLAGTADRIAGSPPASADEVALSSALAGQLHKGVGDTIALRSTDPVVGDAPPQSKTVRVTGVYDSKLTPYDPIVFDYPGAFAPQQGPSGQAVFPIAVPGGVDWSLTQRLNAQGFTVQSKHLLADPPPASQVPYYGAYPATGGGSSSQSSTLAVAAIALSMVLLEVVLLAGPAFAVSARRRRRDFGLLGAAGADSRRLRRIVLADGIVLGAVGGVVGTVAGIGGAAAVLPWFGHHTQQALGGFRLRPLELAAAAVLGVGTGVAAAVAPAIATARQDVMVALTGRRGQSAMPWKLPLIGLAGVVLGSALILVGAFRGGNPIPVAAGVAFAELGLVACTPILVAWSGKLARLLPLTGRLALRDGARNRGRTAPAVAAIMAAVAGATGVAMVINSDDAQQRHYYQSQLRLGQAVASLGDGTTNLAPAAADRLVQQIEAVLPTKQAAVMQGVGFGDGQTQPVAPTVLRTPENACPPEQDSVVHDGDPRCSGMGGGVLQFLTGSSTVVSGGPELVRALVGRQDAAAEAVLKAGGAVVFDKYDLATTGPNPTVQLRVGRDCTQQSCPGSFVTATLPAAFVDSPRWDVTAVVAPGTLDKYGVNFIPMTVLFDTSRMPSAEQEQRADNLVGAAGIEQRFYVERGYQSQTRAGLLALAAVAGVVMLGAAAVATGLAITDAQADLETLAAIGARPRVRRLLAGSQAAVTAGLGAVLGTAFGLLPAVGLIEAKAQHIAAEPGNTLAAEHVFLAPPWLYLGAVVVALPVLAAAGSAGFVRSRIEMRRRRG
- a CDS encoding PadR family transcriptional regulator, producing MSVKHSLLAVLAGGDRYGYQLRAEFEERTGATWPLNIGQVYTTLNRLERDGLVEPAGQDAANHVFYRITVAGRAELFAWFARPVTRAERPRDELAVKLALAVTVAGVDVAAIVHGQRKHALAALQDYTRVKARLDAGELAAALVLESMIFQCEAEIRWLDHVQARVLRHAQQGRATGPADQTGTGAGRGDSAPANATKEGKTT
- a CDS encoding ABC transporter ATP-binding protein is translated as MSGTAILELRKVTRTHGKGTAEVHALRGVDLTVQAGELVAVMGPSGSGKSTLLSLAGGLDTPSSGDILVEQTPLASQSKAQLAAIRRRSVGYVFQDYNLIPALTAAENVALPRELDGIPARKARQEALTALEEVGLQAEADRFPDEMSGGQQQRVAIARALIGQRRLILTDEPTGALDTETGEAVLRLLRTRCDEGAAGVLVTHEARHAAWADRIVFIRDGLIVDESAPSQRPDDLLVGGEAQA